One Mercurialis annua linkage group LG3, ddMerAnnu1.2, whole genome shotgun sequence DNA window includes the following coding sequences:
- the LOC126673190 gene encoding proline--tRNA ligase, chloroplastic/mitochondrial: MVVCLTRLPSLIFTAQSIRRSPAFPRRRHNFFSLPRLSAASFSTQSAASSPPETEDRVDNLKSRINQERAVTPRSEDFSAWYLDVIANAELADYGPVRGTMVIRPYGYAIWEAIQEYLNVKFKETGHSNMYFPQFIPYSFIEKEASHVEGFSPELAVVTIGGGKELEEKLVVRPTSETIVNHMFTQWIHSYRDLPLMVNQWANVTRWEMRTKPFVRTLEFLWQEGHTAHATPEEAEKEALQMIEVYTKFAYEQTGIPVIAGRKSKVETFAGAVRTYTIEAMMGDRKALQAGTSHNLGQNFSRAFGTQFMDENGQRQHVWQTSWAISTRFVGAIIMAHGDDTGLMLPPKIAPIQIVIVPIWKKENEKAGVLNAASSVKEVLQSSGLKVKLDDSDQRTPGWKFNFWEMKGVPLRIEIGPRDVSSGSVVVSRRDVPGKQGKVFGISMEPSILEAYVKDKLDEIQLSLLGRATLFRDSHIVDVSSYDELKEAISLNKWARGPWSASDADELRVKEETGATIRCFPFEQPEGSKTCLMTGKPAEEVAIFAKSY, from the exons ATGGTAGTGTGTCTCACAAGATTGCCATCTCTCATCTTCACTGCTCAATCAATTCGCCGCTCTCCGGCGTTTCCACGGCGGCGTCACAATTTCTTCAGTTTGCCGCGGCTATCAGCGGCGTCTTTCTCTACACAGAGCGCGGCTTCCAGTCCTCCTGAAACGGAAGATAGAGTTGATAATCTGAAGAGTAGAATAAATCAGGAGCGAGCGGTTACTCCTCGATCCGAGGACTTCAGTGCCTGGTATCTAGATGTTATTGCTAATGCTGAGCTAGCTGATTATGGTCCTGTTAGGGGTACTATGGTCATTCGTCCTTATGGCTATGCTATTTGGGAGGCAATTCAG GAATATTTGAATGTTAAATTCAAGGAGACTGGACACAGCAACATGTATTTTCCGCAG TTTATACCTTATTCATTCATAGAGAAGGAAGCTAGTCATGTTGAGGGATTTAGTCCGGAGTTGGCCGTCGTAACTATTGGTGGAGGAAAGGAACTTGAAGAAAAACTTGTG GTTCGACCTACTAGTGAAACAATAGTCAATCACATGTTTACTCAGTGGATACATAGCTACCGCGATCTTCCTCTTATGGTCAACCAG TGGGCAAATGTCACAAGATGGGAGATGCGTACAAAACCATTTGTGAGGACGCTTGAATTTCTGTGGCAAGAGGGTCATACAGCCCACGCCACTCCCGAGGAGGCAGAAAAGGAG GCCCTACAGATGATTGAAGTGTATACCAAATTTGCATATGAGCAAACTGGAATACCTGTTATTGCAGGTCGGAAGTCTAAGGTGGAAACTTTTGCTGGTGCTGTTAGGACATATACCATAGAGGCTATGATGGGTGATCGAAAGGCATTACAGGCTGGAACCAGCCACAACCTTGGTCAAAATTTCTCTAGGGCTTTTGGAACACAG TTCATGGATGAAAATGGACAAAGGCAGCATGTCTGGCAGACATCATGGGCCATCAGTACCCGCTTTGTTGGTGCTATTATAATGGCGCATGGAGATGATACTGGTCTGATGCTTCCCCCTAAAATTGCACCAATACAG ATAGTGATTGTACCAATTTGGAAGAAAGAGAACGAGAAAGCTGGAGTTCTCAATGCGGCATCTTCTGTAAAAGAAGTTTTGCAATCTTCTGGTCTCAAAGTCAAGCTTGATGACTCTGACCAGAGGACCCCTGGATGGAAGTTCAATTTCTGGGAGATGAAG GGAGTACCTCTAAGGATTGAAATCGGTCCTAGAGACGTTTCAAGTGGAAGTGTGGTCGTATCAAGGAGAGATGTCCCTGGAAAGCAAGGGAAAGTGTTTGGAATATCAATGGAACCTTCAATTTTAGAAGCTTATGTCAAGGACAAGTTGGACGAAATTCAGCTGTCCCTCCTGGGAAGAGCAACGTTATTTCGTGATAG TCATATTGTGGATGTGAGCTCGTATGATGAACTCAAAGAGGCCATATCCCTTAATAAATGGGCCAGGGGTCCTTGGTCAGCTAG TGATGCTGATGAATTAAGGGTAAAAGAAGAAACAGGAGCAACAATTCGGTGCTTTCCTTTTGAACAGCCTGAAGGGAGTAAAACGTGCTTGATGACAGGCAAGCCAGCAGAAGAAGTTGCAATTTTTGCTAAATCGTATTAA